A single Hippopotamus amphibius kiboko isolate mHipAmp2 chromosome 5, mHipAmp2.hap2, whole genome shotgun sequence DNA region contains:
- the MARCHF8 gene encoding E3 ubiquitin-protein ligase MARCHF8 isoform X2, whose protein sequence is MSMPLHQISAIPSQDVTSARVYRSKTKDKEREEQNEKTLGHSMSHSSNISKAGGSSVASAPVSAFSRTSVTPSNQDICSSSAVFSECCHHSPVQSAVVLKAPPCQSSLTQGLTVTVVCQDTVQASKRNSCGSEWAQALKPAKDTRARRTLRFSKSLNDVGEKAQDTLESFDYVERTCSEGKLILPQDPCLRINRFHQKEKRTPSRKPLGSSKRSCVSSLSASRSAASEAGAGQGGLHIPLLGEKADGEAVSRSRRLLRYLFSLSRGSSASSLHRFHELESCAAGPHPAKSSSGLAGSAGFCSDEMGDDDVFEDSTSAKLKSRVLRAPLCSVEKDSDLDCPSPLSEKGPPISPVSTSGDACRICHCEGDDESPLITPCHCTGSLHFVHQTCLQQWIKSSDTRCCELCKYEFIMETKLKPLRKWEKLQMTSSERRKIMCSVTFHVIAITCVVWSLYVLIDRTAEEIKQGQATGILEWPFWTKLVVVAIGFTGGLLFMYVQCKVYVQLWKRLKAYNRVIYVQNCPETSKKNIFEKSALTEPNFENKDGHGICHSDTNSSCCTEPEDTGAEIVHV, encoded by the exons AATGAGAAGACTTTGGGACATTCCATGAGTCATTCAAGTAACATTTCTAAG GCCGGGGGCTCTTCAGTGGCGTCCGCTCCGGTGTCCGCCTTCTCTCGCACTTCCGTCACGCCCTCCAATCAGGACATCTGCAG TTCCAGTGCAGTGTTTTCTGAGTGTTGTCACCACAGTCCCGTGCAGTCTGCTGTTGTCTTGAAAGCTCCTCCCTGCCAGAGTTCTCTGACACAAGGGCTCACTGTGACAGTGGTCTGTCAAGACACAGTGCAGGCGTCAAAGAGGAATTCCTGTGGCTCAGAGTGGGCCCAGGCCTTGAAGCCTGCTAAGGATACCAGAGCCAGAAGAACACTAAGGTTCTCCAAATCCCTGAATGATGTGGGTGAGAAGGCCCAAGACACTTTGGAAAGTTTTGACTATGTGGAGAGAACTTGCTCTGAAGGGAAACTGATACTCCCTCAAGACCCATGTCTCAGAATTAACAGGTTccaccagaaagaaaaaagaacaccgAGTCGCAAACCTCTTGGCAGTTCCAAGCGTTCTTGTGTTTCATCCCTTTCTGCCAGTCGTTCGGCAGCCTCGGAGGCGGGAGCCGGCCAGGGGGGCTTGCACATCCCGCTTCTGGGTGAGAAGGCGGATGGCGAGGCCGTGTCCAGAAGCCGGCGGCTGCTCCGGTACCTGTTCTCGCTGTCACGCGGCTCGAGCGCCAGCAGCCTGCACCGGTTCCACGAGCTGGAGAGCTGCGCCGCCGGCCCGCACCCCGCCAAGTCCTCCAGCGGGCTGGCCGGGAGCGCAGGCTTCTGCTCCGATGAAATGGGAGATGACGATGTCTTTGAGGACAGCACATCCGCAAAACTCAAGAGCAGGGTCCTGCGGGCGCCCCTGTGCTCGGTGGAGAAGGACAGTGACCTGGATtgtccttcccctctctctgaaAAGGGCCCCCCAATCTCTCCTGTGTCCACGTCAGGGGATGCCTGCAG GATCTGTCACTGTGAAGGGGATGACGAGAGCCCTCTGATCACGCCCTGCCACTGCACAGGGAGCCTCCACTTCGTGCACCAGACCTGCCTGCAGCAGTGGATCAAGAGCTCCGACACGCGCTGCTGTGAGCTATGCAAGTACGAGTTCATCATGGAGACCAAGCTGAAGCCTCTGAGAAAA TGGGAGAAGCTGCAGATGACATCCAGCGAGCGCAGGAAGATCATGTGCTCCGTGACGTTCCACGTCATCGCCATCACGTGTGTAGTCTGGTCCTTGTATGTGCTCATCGACCGCACCGCTGAGGAGATCAAGCAGGGGCAGGCGACAG GAATCCTAGAGTGGCCCTTTTGGACTAAATTGGTGGTTGTGGCCATTGGCTTTACTGGTGGACTTCTTTTTATGTACGTTCAGTGCAAAGTGTACGTACAATTATGGAAGAGACTCAAGGCTTATAACAGAGTAATCTATGTCCAAAACTGTCcagaaacaagcaaaaagaatatttttgaaaaatctgcACTAACAGAGCCcaactttgaaaataaagatgGACATGGAATCTGTCATTCCGACACAAACTCTTCTTGTTGCACAGAACCTGAAGACACTGGAGCAGAGATCGTTCACGTCTGA